The following coding sequences lie in one Mesorhizobium sp. NZP2298 genomic window:
- a CDS encoding alpha/beta fold hydrolase codes for MPKLLSDQWMEAFKAELNKDESWKAASKYFSARVALKNGDAVGTVDIRDGVAVSAIGSAHPLGADITITGPDHEWKRVQNGETDWFQGMSPGLGELGIEGDAVGALRNVKTMWLTLAAVSRVGRALPAPPAYSPAPKPSGKPTKGHYIEIDGIRTYYEEAGEGYPIICFHAACQDTLMYRHVLDGLSDQFRVISVDAPSHAKSLEPKDGEFKSLTSHAAFNEKLMDKLGLVKPVIIGCSMSGNQVLELGSRRPDGYAAIISSEGADYTPTVSQFLLDMLLVNGQQILEGWSQSLTGNRTPPDRAREVVWQIRKVNPEVMRGDLVGYAGFDKRDAVGKIKSPVLLLRGDGDWLVSQQQVEETAARIPGSEISVLAGTGHYPMIENPYEFNEAVRTFLHKNGVGKAA; via the coding sequence ATGCCCAAACTTCTAAGCGATCAGTGGATGGAGGCTTTCAAAGCCGAACTGAACAAGGACGAGAGCTGGAAGGCTGCGTCCAAATACTTCTCCGCGCGCGTTGCCTTGAAAAACGGAGACGCTGTCGGAACGGTCGACATCCGCGACGGCGTCGCGGTCTCGGCAATCGGGTCGGCACATCCGCTAGGCGCCGATATCACCATCACCGGCCCGGACCATGAGTGGAAGCGCGTCCAGAACGGTGAAACCGATTGGTTTCAGGGCATGTCGCCGGGTCTTGGCGAACTAGGCATAGAAGGCGACGCTGTCGGCGCCCTTCGCAATGTCAAAACAATGTGGCTGACGCTGGCGGCGGTAAGTCGCGTTGGCCGCGCGCTGCCTGCACCGCCGGCCTACTCTCCGGCGCCGAAGCCATCGGGCAAGCCGACAAAAGGTCACTATATCGAAATCGACGGCATCCGGACCTACTACGAAGAAGCAGGAGAAGGATACCCGATCATCTGCTTCCATGCCGCCTGCCAGGACACCTTGATGTATCGTCATGTGCTCGATGGTCTTTCCGACCAGTTCCGTGTCATCTCCGTCGACGCCCCCTCGCATGCAAAATCGCTCGAGCCGAAGGACGGTGAATTCAAGAGCCTGACCAGCCATGCGGCGTTCAATGAAAAGCTGATGGACAAGCTCGGCCTGGTGAAACCCGTGATCATCGGCTGCTCGATGTCGGGCAATCAGGTGCTTGAACTCGGCAGCCGCAGGCCAGATGGATATGCTGCCATCATCTCGTCCGAAGGCGCCGATTACACGCCGACCGTCTCGCAGTTTCTGCTCGACATGCTGCTGGTCAACGGCCAGCAGATCCTGGAGGGCTGGTCGCAGTCACTGACGGGTAACCGGACCCCACCGGATCGCGCACGCGAGGTGGTGTGGCAGATCCGCAAGGTCAATCCAGAGGTGATGCGGGGCGACCTTGTCGGTTACGCCGGCTTCGACAAACGCGATGCTGTGGGCAAGATCAAATCGCCAGTGCTGCTGCTGCGGGGCGATGGCGACTGGCTCGTCTCACAGCAACAGGTGGAGGAAACCGCCGCGCGGATTCCGGGAAGCGAGATCTCGGTCCTTGCCGGCACTGGGCATTATCCGATGATCGAGAACCCCTATGAGTTCAATGAAGCGGTGAGGACCTTCCTGCACAAGAACGGCGTCGGCAAAGCGGCCTGA